In the Microtus ochrogaster isolate Prairie Vole_2 chromosome 21, MicOch1.0, whole genome shotgun sequence genome, tttttatgtgcatttaatATATACTAAAAACACAATACTCagatgatagaggaaggtcattggctaattaaataaggaagctgcttgccctgataggttaaaacatagatgggaggagtaaacagagcagaatgctgggaggaagaggaagtgagctcagagactccacagctctcccctcgggggcagacgccttagagagacacgatgttccactcttgcgggcagaggcaagagagctctgctctctgaggcacacgcgatgaagctccgacccaggatggacgtaggctagaatctttccggtaagaccgggtgctacacagatgataataaacgggctagtccaggtgcgagagttagcctagaagaggctagatagatgggccaagcagtgcttaaaagaatacagtgtccctgtaattatttcgggtaaagctagccgtgcgggcggccgggtcctggggatgcagccttgctgctcctattacaacactcagAGAAATAAACTTGCAGATTCACATGCTTgagggaagttttttttttagattctttttttttcttatttatttatttattgaaaaaaaattccgcctcctcccagcctcccatttccctccccctcctcccactcctctcctcctccccccactcctctccccctccctgtccagtctgaagagcagtcagggttccctgccctgtggaaagtccaaagtcctccccctccatcctggtctaggaaggtgaacatccaaactggctaggcccccacaaagccagaacaagaagtaggatcaaaacccagtgccattgtccttggcttctcagcaaccctcattgtctgccatattcagagagtccgggtttatcccctgcttttcgagtcacaatccagctggcattggtgagctcccaatagatcagccccactgtctccgtgggtgggtgcttGTTCAGTGGCCTAAGGACCTACCCAAGACCTGCTAGTTCTCTGCGTCCCACTGCCTGCACTTTGAAAATAATTAACTAGCAATCATTGCAATCGGAAAATTATTTTCGAAACTGCTTTGCTGTGAATCTAGTGTTTCCAGGTAAGACTGATTTAACAAGGAGACAGACAGCACACGCTCTGGAGCCACTCAGATTTAAATCTTGGCTACTGGCATTTTCTAGATGTGTGATGATAAGGATCGCAAGATAGTGAGGAGCTCTGGAGTCAGTTTTTGtgtcaaagaactgtagaatgggagtggaaaggagggggaggtgaggaaggagggagggtctgagagacgggggaggggaggagggagggagggagagagagagagagagagagagagagagagagagaggattctCACAGCATCCAGCTCCTGAGTGATTGTGAGATCCATAAGGGATCAGTAGAGAGCACTAGGGAGCTCGCTGCTGTAATGCTGAAGTGATGCTGGTGATGGAGATGACAGTGGCACCGGATTTCCCTATCTGGTCCGGACCAGTTCCTGGGAAGCACTCCCGGTCCTGGCGGGTGGGCGGCAGCTGCGCTCGCCAAGGCAAATCCTCGCTCGCACCCGGGCCTGCGGGGCAGGGGCGCGGCGCTCgatttccttccctgcctccgcAGGCCCTGTGCGCATGCTCGGCCTACGCGGGCCCCAGCCTTTGATTGATCGGTCGGGAGTGGCTGCGACCCTGGGCTGCGGACAGTCGGGGATGGGGAGGCCGGCTCTTGGAGCAGCGCAGTGAACAGCGGCGGCGGCCAATGAGTACCGGTGAGTACCGCGGCATGGGGGTCCGCAAGAAGAGCGCCAGGAACCCCCCGGTGTTGAGCCACGAATTCATGGTGCAGAACCACGCGGACATGGTCTCCTGCTTGGGCATGTTCTTCGTGATGGGGCTTTTGTTCGAGAGCACGGCCGAGATGTCGATTGTGTTCCTCACGCTGCAGCACGGAGTCGTTGTCCCCGCGGAAGAGCTGCCTTCAGGGTCCAGGACCCTTTACCATTATGGGGTCAAAGATCTGGCCACAGTGTTCTTCTACATGCTAGTGGCCATCATCACCCATGCCTCCATTCAGGAGTATATTCTGGATAAGCTCAGCAAGAGACTGCAGCTCAccaaaggcaaacaaaacaaattgaacGAGGCGGGGCAGCTAAGTGTGTTCTATATAGTGTCTGGTATCTGGGGCATGAGCATTCTGGCCTCTGAGAACTGCTTTTCAGACCCCACTCTATTGTGGAAGGCTCCTCCCCACAACATGATGACATTTCAGATGAAATTTTTCTACATCTCACAGCTGGCTTACTGGTGTCATAGCTTTCCAGAGCTCTACTTCCAAAAAGTGAGGAAGCAAGATATCCCGGGTCAGCTCATCTTCATCGGTCTCCATCTCTTCCACATCGGAGGGGCCTATCTCTTGTACTTGAACCACCtgggcctgctgctgctgctgctgcactaTTCCGTCGAGCTGCTCTCCAACCTGTGCAGCCTGTTCTACTTCGGTGATGAGCGGTACCAGAAAGGGCTGTCTCTTTGGCCTTTGGTGTTTATATCCGGGAGACTGGTGACATTGATTGTCTCGGTGATCACAGTAGGGCTTCACTTGGCAGGGTCACAGAATCCGAATATCCTCACTGGAAATGTCAATGTGTTGGCAGCTAAAATCGCTGTTCTGTCTTCGAGTTGCAGTATCCAAGTGTACATCACATGGACCTTGACTACGGTGTCGCTTCAGAGATGGCTAGAAGACATGAGTCTTCACGCCCCGGGGAGGAAGAGACGATCCAGGTCgagaaaatgcacagaaaatggAGTGGAGAATCCAAATAGAATAGATTCTccaccaaagaagaaagagaaagttccTTAAGGAGTGCCAGTTCATTGATTCTTACCTCCAAGGGAATCCACTCCTTACTGTGTGGTGTCTCTGTGCTATAGATTTTCTGTTCTTCAGAACGGGTTGTGCTCTTTGAATATTGCTATTGTATTGTCTAATGTGTTTTTAGGGATTTTGGAGCCTTATGAGTGGGAAAAAATGAAGACGAAACCACTCATCCTCAAAATCCTGTTAGAATAGTTAACAGATCAACACCATATTTAGTTTAGAGTCTTACCTCAGTGATTCTGCAAATGATTTATGGTTATGACTGCAAGATTGTGTGCATAAATAATAGTTTCCTGCTTCAGATGTTCTCTATGGCATTAATGAGACTGGTAGCAAAGTCGTTTTCTTACAGCATAAAGTGGAAAACCTGATAAAGGTATAACTCAAACCAGTATTATGTAATTGTTGGGATTTCTAATTGTTTTGAATTTACAACAGAGAAGATATTTGTTAAACAGCCAAGATCATCATGTGTTTAATTTTATGAGTAGTGGTTGTTAGTGTTACACCCCCATTAaagaatcaaaatataaataaatgacatgTGTGGAGATACTGAAATCTATTGagtcaaaatatctttaataaatatgaTGCATTACTGAAGAGGTAAAGTTGTTCCTGTTTATTTTAAAcacttataaatgaaaatttgcaAAATTAAATATTACTGAAAGAGGTCACacttattcttttaatatttatttaaagaggtACTTATAGATTCATAAATATGGTGAAAGCAATGTATCAGAAAAATATTATgtgaacaattttaaaaatgtatatacacatacagtatatatgtatataggtatgtatgtgtgtttatatgtgcaggTAGTTATATCTGAGAAATATTTGCCAAATCAAACTTCATTTGAAGATCAGGTAGCCAAATAGATTGATGAAGAGATTTTAAAGCGGTGTTGTTATTGTAACTTGCTTCTGTCTTTAGTTTGGAAACACCTATATAGGGCAATCTTTGttgattatgtatgtgtatatacgtaTATAGTTTATATCTTTACAAAAACCAATACGAACAGTGGGCTGAGGAGGTAAATATTTATGGCTGGCCTAAATCCCtgtgttgatttcatttccttAGTGTTGGTAGTTTTGTCTTTTCAAGGATATGATATCATGCTGGGCTAGGCTGTGTGTTTCCTGCATTTCCGGACTTCTGCAGTTTCTTCTCACGTCTCTCATCTCTCCTTGTGACTGTCTCCGCGTAGGTGCGTTAATCATTCAGCTTTTCCAAAAGGTGAGCTTCCTGAAACTTTATCCTTACCTAGCAgatcacagagagagaaagcagaaagacaacCTTTtctactctgtcttctttcaaaGGTAAGTAacaaccatttctttctttctgggtatgaaggtgatttttttttttttacttcctcctTCTCATCTGCCTAACTTGTAGTGTTGGTAATCCATGCCTGAGCTCTAAAGTCACTTACATTTAACCAACTGCTGGGCAATTGTAAAGCCAAATTTCAACTTTCCATATGACTCAGAACCGTCTCTCATATTCCTTACCTCTCAGGGCCTAGACTGTTACACATATTTTAAGTCATGATAACTGATTTTGTATCTACTAGGCACTTGGTTTGCAAACAATCAGtgaaaatctaaatgaaatcattGTACAATCAAAGGGACAACATTTGTTTTATATGACTGGTAATGCCAAGAGTTAAATTGATGTTAGCAATAAATTTGATAAGGAGCTAGGTAGACTTCCTTGAGATTCTCTTAGCTCTTTACCCTTTGAGTTAATTTGCAACATGGTGACCTCTAGCTATCTATTCCTGGCTTGATTTCTTTGCTGTCATGGCAAGAAGGAAGAGCaaacctaaaatcccagcaccgCACCCATTTGAAAGGACGCTCAAGGAAGGGATGATTGACTTCATCTCTGTTGGTGCTGGAAGAGGAAAATTACGTTCTTATGTACTAAGAGTCcgtaagaaataaagaagtttgGAGAAATCCTGGGAAGAGTCTAGATATATCTCTTAGTGAATTCAGGAAATAGTGTCAGGAAATATAAATGTCTGccaataaatgttaaaagaaacattacagaTTTTATTAGCTTGGTAGGAATTGTTAAGTCTCTTAAAAATATtctccaggccgggcggtggtggcgcacgcctttaatcccagcactagggaggcagaggcggatctctgtgagttctaggccagcctggtctacaagagctagttccaggacaggctccaaagccacagagaaaccctgtctcNNNNNNNNNNNNNNNNNNNNNNNNNNNNNNNNNNNNNNNNNNNNNNNNNNNNNNNNNNNNNNNNNNNNNNNNNNNNNNNNNNNNNNNNNNNNNNNNNNNNtctaggccagcctggtctacaagagctagttccaggacaggctccaaagccacagagaaaccctgtctcgaaaaaccaaaaaaaaaaaaaaaaaaagtattctccAGAAGGTCATGATTCAAGGCGTTATTAAGGACAGCATTGGCCTTGGTTAACCATGCAAAAGCTCAGATCTATTTTTAGAGGCTGCAGAAGTCTCCAGATGTGTCTGGTCATTGAACCCAAAGGTTCTGCTAAGAGGGATTAGCTTTATTGCTTCTCAAACTTGGTTACTCAATAACAGTCTAAGAGATAGGTGTCCTGGAATGGATTCCGAACACATGTCATATTTAAAATAAGGATCTGTtagcatttaattaaaagtttgttGCATTTTCCTTAAGAAATGATAATGATGTGTTATTATGTTCTAAAGGACAAAGAATCTTTAGGTGACATCTTTCCATGGTGGTCAGTATAATTCCATTTTAATTCAATAAGGGAACAGTAATCTTGGAAACACCACTTCATTGTCTTCCCATGTTTGTTTACTAGTATGAGAAGCCTGCACAGACGCTGCCATCTATCTTTGGACTCCATTCAAGAAGATTACAATTATCACATTAATAATTAAAATCCTTTTTAAGTGTGGAATAGTCTGATAGCCTTTTAATTTGGAGAACAGTACAATTTTCACTTCTTGTTCAATTGgactaaaaattatttatattgggTAAAAGGAGAATTTTACCAGCACTGTACATAaatggggatgtgtgtgtgtgtgtgtgtgtgtgtgtgtgtgtgtgtgcatccacttGTGTGTATGCTCGCCATGTGTGTGCTCAAGAATGCCtggtggtcagaggacactgTAGGTCCTCACCtaccttttctgagacagggtgtctgtgTTGTTTGCTGCTGATGACCTTTGAGCTAGCGATGCGCCCAACTCCACCTCTCATCTCAGGGATTGTAGACATGAGCTGTTGCACCTGAATTTACTTAGAACTTGAGGATTTGAACTCGGCCCCTCAAACTTGTGCTGTAAATGTTACCCATGGcaacatctctccagtccttaaagGAGTTTCTGAGGAAATTCTTTGAGGAAGGATGCCTGAGAAGCATCTGAATAAAGATGGGGTTTGGGTCCTCGCGTTATGTTGGAGATTTCCTTCTAGTTGGGAGATAAGACATCTGTCAGCAGTATGGAGGGAAAGTGAGAGGGagagtgtagcatgaataataaaaatccagggCCAGATATTgcggttcaacctgaagatcagaaaagcaaaagcagctaAGCCACTACagagctcttacctctttgaaatctCCAGACTGAAAGATaaagagttcctgtctcatcccaccttctgtttctccctagtgctgggattaaaggcgtgcatcaccactgcctggcctctgtggttaactagcatggctgttgggactaaaggtgtgtgccaccactgcctagccggtatggctgactagtgtggctgctttgcactgatttcaggaaagttttatttattaaagcacaaataattTACCACTATAGGAGAAGAAACGATATGGCTTGCCAGGGTAGAAAAGACAACTTTTGATGAATAGATGGAGGTGGTGGGTTTCATTCCATCGGAACAGATGGCAAGCAATTTCATACTTTCAGCTCCTGAattttcaacatattttttttcagtttagtttAGCAATCAAATTTACCATCTCTAAAGCACTACCTTTCACAGTAGAACAGAATTGTACATGACAATTTCCTTTAACTATGTGCAGAGATAGTCATGAATCCCTCCAACGAATTCagaaagatgcttttaaa is a window encoding:
- the Tram1l1 gene encoding translocating chain-associated membrane protein 1-like 1 yields the protein MSTGEYRGMGVRKKSARNPPVLSHEFMVQNHADMVSCLGMFFVMGLLFESTAEMSIVFLTLQHGVVVPAEELPSGSRTLYHYGVKDLATVFFYMLVAIITHASIQEYILDKLSKRLQLTKGKQNKLNEAGQLSVFYIVSGIWGMSILASENCFSDPTLLWKAPPHNMMTFQMKFFYISQLAYWCHSFPELYFQKVRKQDIPGQLIFIGLHLFHIGGAYLLYLNHLGLLLLLLHYSVELLSNLCSLFYFGDERYQKGLSLWPLVFISGRLVTLIVSVITVGLHLAGSQNPNILTGNVNVLAAKIAVLSSSCSIQVYITWTLTTVSLQRWLEDMSLHAPGRKRRSRSRKCTENGVENPNRIDSPPKKKEKVP